A stretch of the Mustela nigripes isolate SB6536 chromosome X, MUSNIG.SB6536, whole genome shotgun sequence genome encodes the following:
- the WDR45 gene encoding WD repeat domain phosphoinositide-interacting protein 4 isoform X2 — protein sequence MVGPTPLSDAKSLSPTRLGSLRQPGPRRASPGDAAMARVAPKAWKPGKQSWTMTQQPLRGVTSLRFNQDQSCFCCAMETGVRIYNVEPLMEKGHLDHEQVGSMGLVEMLHRSNLLALVGGGSSPKFSEISVLIWDDAREGKDSKDKLVLEFTFTKPVLAVRMRHDKIVIVLRNRIYVYSFPDNPRKLFEFDTRDNPKGLCDLCPSLEKQLLVFPGHKCGSLQLVDLASTKPGTSSAPFTINAHQSDVACVSLNQPGTVVASASQKGTLIRLFDTQSKEKLVELRRGTDPATLYCINFSHDSSFLCASSDKGTVHIFALKDTRLNRRSALARVGKVGPMIGQYVDSQWSLASFTVPAESACICAFGRNTSKNVNSVIAICVDGTFHKYVFTPDGNCNREAFDVYLDICDDDDF from the exons ATGGTCGGCCCTACTCCGCTCAGCGACGCCAAGTCTCTGTCGCCCACCCGCCTCGGCTCCCTCAGACAGCCAGGCCCTCGCAGAGCCTCGCCAGGGGATGCAGCTATGGCTCGCGTTGCTCCAAAGGCCTGGAAACCGG GGAAGCAATCCTGGACCATGACTCAGCAGCCGCTTCGAGGAGTGACCAGTCTACGTTTCAACCAAGACCAAA GCTGCTTTTGCTGTGCTATGGAGACCGGTGTGCGCATCTACAACGTGGAGCCATTGATggagaaggggcatctgg ACCACGAGCAGGTGGGCAGCATGGGCCTGGTGGAAATGCTGCACCGCTCCAACCTGCTGGCCCTAGTGGGTGGTGGTAGCAGCCCCAAGTTCTCGGAGATCTCAG TGCTGATCTGGGACGATGCCCGGGAGGGCAAGGACTCCAAGGACAAGCTGGTGCTGGAGTTCACCTTCACCAAGCCAGTGCTGGCTGTGCGCATGCGCCATGACAA AATTGTGATCGTGCTGAGGAACCGCATCTACGTGTACTCCTTCCCCGACAATCCCCGAAAGCTGTTCGAGTTTGACACTCGAGACAACCCCAAGG GGCTTTGTGACCTCTGCCCCAGCCTGGAGAAGCAGCTGCTGGTGTTCCCTGGACACAAGTGTGGGAGCCTGCAACTTGTG gACCTGGCGAGCACGAAGCCTGGCACTTCCTCTGCTCCCTTCACCATCAACGCCCATCAGAGCGATGTGGCCTGCGTGTccctgaaccagccaggcacggTAGTGGCCTCTGCCTCCCAGAAGGGCACCCTGATTCGCCTTTTTGACACACAGTCCAAGGAGAAACTGGTAGAACTGCGCCGAGGCACTGACCCTGCCACCCTTTACTG TATCAACTTCAGCCATGACTCCTCGTTCCTCTGCGCTTCCAGTGATAAGGGCACAGTCCATATCTTTGCTCTAAAGGACACCCGCCTCAACCGCCGCTCCGC GCTGGCTCGCGTGGGCAAGGTGGGGCCTATGATTGGGCAGTACGTGGACTCTCAGTGGAGCCTGGCGAGCTTCACCGTGCCTGCCGAGTCAGCCTGCATCTGCGCCTTCGGTCGCAATACTTCCAAGAACGTCAACTCTGTCATTG CCATCTGTGTAGATGGGACCTTCCACAAATATGTCTTCACTCCTGATGGAAACTGCAACAGAGAGGCTTTTGATGTGTACCTTGACATCTGTGATGACGATGACTTTTGA
- the WDR45 gene encoding WD repeat domain phosphoinositide-interacting protein 4 isoform X1, which yields MVGPTPLSDAKSLSPTRLGSLRQPGPRRASPGDAAMARVAPKAWKPGKQSWTMTQQPLRGVTSLRFNQDQSCFCCAMETGVRIYNVEPLMEKGHLDHEQVGSMGLVEMLHRSNLLALVGGGSSPKFSEISAVLIWDDAREGKDSKDKLVLEFTFTKPVLAVRMRHDKIVIVLRNRIYVYSFPDNPRKLFEFDTRDNPKGLCDLCPSLEKQLLVFPGHKCGSLQLVDLASTKPGTSSAPFTINAHQSDVACVSLNQPGTVVASASQKGTLIRLFDTQSKEKLVELRRGTDPATLYCINFSHDSSFLCASSDKGTVHIFALKDTRLNRRSALARVGKVGPMIGQYVDSQWSLASFTVPAESACICAFGRNTSKNVNSVIAICVDGTFHKYVFTPDGNCNREAFDVYLDICDDDDF from the exons ATGGTCGGCCCTACTCCGCTCAGCGACGCCAAGTCTCTGTCGCCCACCCGCCTCGGCTCCCTCAGACAGCCAGGCCCTCGCAGAGCCTCGCCAGGGGATGCAGCTATGGCTCGCGTTGCTCCAAAGGCCTGGAAACCGG GGAAGCAATCCTGGACCATGACTCAGCAGCCGCTTCGAGGAGTGACCAGTCTACGTTTCAACCAAGACCAAA GCTGCTTTTGCTGTGCTATGGAGACCGGTGTGCGCATCTACAACGTGGAGCCATTGATggagaaggggcatctgg ACCACGAGCAGGTGGGCAGCATGGGCCTGGTGGAAATGCTGCACCGCTCCAACCTGCTGGCCCTAGTGGGTGGTGGTAGCAGCCCCAAGTTCTCGGAGATCTCAG CAGTGCTGATCTGGGACGATGCCCGGGAGGGCAAGGACTCCAAGGACAAGCTGGTGCTGGAGTTCACCTTCACCAAGCCAGTGCTGGCTGTGCGCATGCGCCATGACAA AATTGTGATCGTGCTGAGGAACCGCATCTACGTGTACTCCTTCCCCGACAATCCCCGAAAGCTGTTCGAGTTTGACACTCGAGACAACCCCAAGG GGCTTTGTGACCTCTGCCCCAGCCTGGAGAAGCAGCTGCTGGTGTTCCCTGGACACAAGTGTGGGAGCCTGCAACTTGTG gACCTGGCGAGCACGAAGCCTGGCACTTCCTCTGCTCCCTTCACCATCAACGCCCATCAGAGCGATGTGGCCTGCGTGTccctgaaccagccaggcacggTAGTGGCCTCTGCCTCCCAGAAGGGCACCCTGATTCGCCTTTTTGACACACAGTCCAAGGAGAAACTGGTAGAACTGCGCCGAGGCACTGACCCTGCCACCCTTTACTG TATCAACTTCAGCCATGACTCCTCGTTCCTCTGCGCTTCCAGTGATAAGGGCACAGTCCATATCTTTGCTCTAAAGGACACCCGCCTCAACCGCCGCTCCGC GCTGGCTCGCGTGGGCAAGGTGGGGCCTATGATTGGGCAGTACGTGGACTCTCAGTGGAGCCTGGCGAGCTTCACCGTGCCTGCCGAGTCAGCCTGCATCTGCGCCTTCGGTCGCAATACTTCCAAGAACGTCAACTCTGTCATTG CCATCTGTGTAGATGGGACCTTCCACAAATATGTCTTCACTCCTGATGGAAACTGCAACAGAGAGGCTTTTGATGTGTACCTTGACATCTGTGATGACGATGACTTTTGA
- the WDR45 gene encoding WD repeat domain phosphoinositide-interacting protein 4 isoform X3, giving the protein MTQQPLRGVTSLRFNQDQSCFCCAMETGVRIYNVEPLMEKGHLDHEQVGSMGLVEMLHRSNLLALVGGGSSPKFSEISAVLIWDDAREGKDSKDKLVLEFTFTKPVLAVRMRHDKIVIVLRNRIYVYSFPDNPRKLFEFDTRDNPKGLCDLCPSLEKQLLVFPGHKCGSLQLVDLASTKPGTSSAPFTINAHQSDVACVSLNQPGTVVASASQKGTLIRLFDTQSKEKLVELRRGTDPATLYCINFSHDSSFLCASSDKGTVHIFALKDTRLNRRSALARVGKVGPMIGQYVDSQWSLASFTVPAESACICAFGRNTSKNVNSVIAICVDGTFHKYVFTPDGNCNREAFDVYLDICDDDDF; this is encoded by the exons ATGACTCAGCAGCCGCTTCGAGGAGTGACCAGTCTACGTTTCAACCAAGACCAAA GCTGCTTTTGCTGTGCTATGGAGACCGGTGTGCGCATCTACAACGTGGAGCCATTGATggagaaggggcatctgg ACCACGAGCAGGTGGGCAGCATGGGCCTGGTGGAAATGCTGCACCGCTCCAACCTGCTGGCCCTAGTGGGTGGTGGTAGCAGCCCCAAGTTCTCGGAGATCTCAG CAGTGCTGATCTGGGACGATGCCCGGGAGGGCAAGGACTCCAAGGACAAGCTGGTGCTGGAGTTCACCTTCACCAAGCCAGTGCTGGCTGTGCGCATGCGCCATGACAA AATTGTGATCGTGCTGAGGAACCGCATCTACGTGTACTCCTTCCCCGACAATCCCCGAAAGCTGTTCGAGTTTGACACTCGAGACAACCCCAAGG GGCTTTGTGACCTCTGCCCCAGCCTGGAGAAGCAGCTGCTGGTGTTCCCTGGACACAAGTGTGGGAGCCTGCAACTTGTG gACCTGGCGAGCACGAAGCCTGGCACTTCCTCTGCTCCCTTCACCATCAACGCCCATCAGAGCGATGTGGCCTGCGTGTccctgaaccagccaggcacggTAGTGGCCTCTGCCTCCCAGAAGGGCACCCTGATTCGCCTTTTTGACACACAGTCCAAGGAGAAACTGGTAGAACTGCGCCGAGGCACTGACCCTGCCACCCTTTACTG TATCAACTTCAGCCATGACTCCTCGTTCCTCTGCGCTTCCAGTGATAAGGGCACAGTCCATATCTTTGCTCTAAAGGACACCCGCCTCAACCGCCGCTCCGC GCTGGCTCGCGTGGGCAAGGTGGGGCCTATGATTGGGCAGTACGTGGACTCTCAGTGGAGCCTGGCGAGCTTCACCGTGCCTGCCGAGTCAGCCTGCATCTGCGCCTTCGGTCGCAATACTTCCAAGAACGTCAACTCTGTCATTG CCATCTGTGTAGATGGGACCTTCCACAAATATGTCTTCACTCCTGATGGAAACTGCAACAGAGAGGCTTTTGATGTGTACCTTGACATCTGTGATGACGATGACTTTTGA
- the PRAF2 gene encoding PRA1 family protein 2, translated as MSEVRLPPLRALDDFVLGSARLAAPDPCDPQRWCHRVINNLLYYQTNYLLCFVFGLALAGYVRPLHTLLSALVVTVALGALVWAAETQAAVRRCRRSHPAACLAAVLAFGLLVLWAVGGACTFLLSIAGPVLLILVHASLRLRNLKNKIENKIESIGLKRTPMGLLLEALGQEQEAGS; from the exons ATGTCGGAGGTGCGGCTGCCACCGCTACGTGCCCTGGACGACTTCGTTCTGGGGTCCGCGCGTCTAGCGGCTCCGGATCCGTGCGACCCGCAGCGATGGTGCCACCGCGTCATCAACAACCTCCTCTACTACCAAACCAACTACCTTCTGTGCTTCGTCTTCGGTCTCGCTCTGgctgg GTACGTGCGCCCGCTGCACACCCTCCTAAGCGCGCTGGTAGTGACGGTGGCCCTTGGCGCGCTGGTGTGGGCGGCTGAGACTCAAGCAGCCGTGCGCCGCTGCCGCCGCAGCCACCCCGCCGCCTGCCTGGCCGCAGTGCTTGCCTTCGGCCTCCTTGTTCTCTGGGCCGTGGGCGGCGCTTGCACCTTCCTGCTGAGCATCGCCGGGCCGGTGCTCC TGATTCTGGTGCACGCCTCGCTGCGCTTGCGAAACCTCAAGAACAAGATCGAGAACAAGATTGAGAGTATTGGTCTCAAGCGGACGCCCATGGGCCTGCTACTGGAGGCGCTGGGACAAGAGCAGGAGGCTGGATCCTAG
- the CCDC120 gene encoding coiled-coil domain-containing protein 120, with product MEVKGQLISSPTFNASAALFGEAAPQVKSERLRGLLDRQRALQEALSLKLQELRKVCLQEAELTGQLPPECPLEPGERPQLVRRRPPAARAYPPSHPNPAHHSLCPAEELALEALEREVSVQQQIAAAARRLALAPELSIEQRRRRRQVQADALRRLHELEEQLGDLRARLGLPGLPPPQPLALAPAPGALITTQGVCLGTRLAQLSQEDGILHSESSSLSESGASHDNEEPRGCFPLAERPSPPKAWDQLRAVSGGSPERRTPWKPPPSDLYGDLKSRRNSVASPTSPTRSLPRSASSFEGRSVPATPVLTRGAGPQLCKPEGLHSRQWSGSQDSQMGFPRADPASDRASLFAARTRRSNSSEALLVDRAASGGAGSPPAPLAPPAAGPPVCKSSEVLYERPQPTPAFSSRTAGPPDPPRAARPSSAAPASRGAPRLPPVCGDFLLDYSLDRGLPRSAGGGAGWGELLPAAEVQGPLSRRDGLLTVLPGPPPVYTADGSSPLLRSKDPHSRATRTKPCGLSLEAAEGPEVHPSPLLWMPPPTRVPPAGERSGHKNLALEGLRDWYIRNSGLAAGPPRRPVLPHVGPQHPPFLHARCYEVGQPLYGAPSQAPLPHSRSFTAPPVSGRYYADFLYPSELSSRLSDLTLEGEQSSSSDPQTPGTLV from the exons ATGGAAGTCAAAGGTCAGCTGATCAGCTCGCCCACCTTCAATGCCTCAG CTGCCCTGTTCGGAGAGGCTGCCCCCCAGGTGAAGTCAGAGCGTTTGCGGGGGCTGCTTGACCGGCAGCGGGCCCTGCAGGAGGCCCTGAGCCTGAAACTTCAGGAGCTCCGCAAAGTGTGTCTGCAGGAGGCG GAGCTGACTGGCCAGCTGCCCCCCGAGTGCCCGTTGGAACCTGGGGAACGGCCCCAGCTGGTCCGCCGGCGGCCCCCTGCAGCCCGTGCATACCCTCCATCGCACCCCAACCCAGCACACCACTCCTTGTGCCCTGCTGAG GAGCTGGCTCTTGAGGCCCTGGAGCGGGAGGTGTCCGTGCAGCAGCAGATTGCAGCCGCCGCCCGCCGCCTGGCCTTGGCCCCCGAGCTGAGCATTGAGCAGCGCCGGCGCCGGCGCCAGGTGCAAGCAGATGCGCTGCGGAGGCTGCACGAGCTGGAAGAACAACTGGGGGACCTCCGGGCCCGCCTCGGCCTCCCGGGGCTCCCCCCTCCGCAGCCTCTGGCCCTGGCCCCGGCCCCGGGGGCTCTCATCACCACCCAGGGAGTATGCCTGGGCACACGCCTCGCCCAGCTCAGCCAAG AGGACGGAATCCTGCACTCGGAGAGCAGCTCCCTCTCGGAGTCTGGGGCCAGCCATGATAATG AGGAGCCCCGTGGCTGCTTCCCCCTGGCCGAGCGCCCCTCACCACCCAAGGCCTGGGATCAGCTGCGGGCCGTATCTGGGGGCAGCCCTGAGCGGCGAACCCCATGGAAGCCACCCCCGTCAGATCTTTACGGGGATCTGAAGAGCCGGCGGAACTCGGTGGCCAGCCCCACCAG CCCCACACGCTCGCTGCCCAGGAGTGCCTCCAGTTTTGAGGGGCGAAGCGTGCCTGCTACCCCTGTCCTCACCCGGGGCGCTGGCCCCCAGCTCTGCAA ACCGGAAGGCCTCCATTCTCGCCAGTGGTCTGGCAGCCAGGACTCCCAGATGGGCTTCCCCCGGGCAGACCCTGCCTCCGACCGTGCCTCCCTCTTCGCAGCCCGCACCCGTCGCAGCAACAGCTCTGAGGCCCTGCTTGTGGACCGGGCGGCCAGTGGGGGAGCTGGCTCCCCGCCTGCGCCCCTGGCTCCCCCTGCCGCTGGCCCCCCGGTCTGCAAGAGCAGCGAGGTGCTGTATGAGCGCCCACAACCAACCCCTGCCTTCTCCTCCCGCACAGCTGGCCCCCCAGACCCTCCCCGGGCTGCCCGGCCCAGCTCAGCTGCCCCTGCCTCCCGTGGGGCTCCCCGGCTCCCACCTGTGTGCGGGGACTTCCTCTTGGACTACTCCCTGGACCGGGGCCTGCCCCGCAGCGCTGGTGGTGGGGCGGGCTGGGGGGAACTGCTGCCTGCAGCTGAGGTCCAAGGACCCCTCTCCCGCCGGGATGGGCTCCTCACCGTGCTCCCGGGCCCACCACCCGTGTACACAGCTGACGGCAGCAGCCCCCTCCTCCGCAGCAAGGACCCCCACTCCCGTGCCACCCGCACCAAGCCCTGTGGCCTATCCCTGGAGGCCGCCGAGGGGCCCGAGGTGCATCCAAGCCCTCTGCTGTGGATGCCTCCCCCCACCCGTGTCCCCCCGGCTGGTGAGCGCAGTGGCCATAAGAACCTCGCCCTGGAGGGGCTGCGGGACTGGTACATCCGCAACTCGGGACTGGCTGCTGGGCCCCCCCGCCGGCCTGTGCTGCCCCACGTGGGCCCGCAGCACCCGCCCTTCCTCCATGCCCGCTGCTATGAGGTGGGCCAGCCGCTGTATGGGGCCCCCAGCCAGGCGCCGCTCCCGCACTCAAGGAGTTTCACGGCACCCCCTGTCTCCGGCAG ATACTACGCGGACTTCCTGTACCCCTCGGAGCTGAGCTCTCGTTTAAGTGACCTGACGCTAGAGGGGGAGCAGTCTTCCAGCTCTGACCCCCAGACCCCGGGGACACTGGTCTGA